In Elaeis guineensis isolate ETL-2024a chromosome 1, EG11, whole genome shotgun sequence, a genomic segment contains:
- the LOC105061505 gene encoding nuclear envelope-associated protein 2 isoform X2: MNAVAIAGAKKDCELQKILAEVSPKNFENISKHLDAKDAEITRLRDEIRILSAHWKHKTKELESQLEKHRRADQELKKRVLKLEFCLQEARSQTRKLQRMGEKRDKAIKELRDQLAMKQQIGAGCNDKQKFWDSSGFKIVVSMSMLVLVVFAKR; this comes from the exons ATGAATGCAGTTGCAATAGCTGGAGCTAAAAAAGATtgcgagcttcagaagattttgGCTGAAGTGTCCCCGAAGAATTTTGAGAATATCAGCAAGCACCTGGATGCTAAAGATGCAGAGATTACCAGATTAAGAGATGAAATAAGGATATTGTCTGCACACTGGAAACATAAAACCAAAGAATTAGAATCTCAG TTAGAAAAGCATCGAAGGGCTGATCAGGAATTGAAGAAGAGAGTATTGAAGCTTGAATTCTGTCTTCAAGAAGCACGGAGCCAAACACGAAAACTTCAAAGG ATGGGAGAAAAAAGAGACAAGGCCATAAAAGAACTAAGAGATCAATTGGCAATGAAGCAGCAGATTGGGGCTGGTTGCAATGACAAGCAGAAGTTCTGGGATAGCTCTGGTTTCAAGATTGTTGTTTCTATGTCTATGTTGGTCTTAGTTGTTTTTGCAAAACGATGA
- the LOC105061505 gene encoding nuclear envelope-associated protein 2 isoform X1 — protein sequence MLTGEKTSTSSSSSSELDPLLKDLTEKKLSFQRNIVSLAAELKDVRSRLALREESFARESRTRQVAELKVTNMEEEIGRLQKCLEVRNEQLRASTSTSEQYLKELDDLRSQLSVTQATAEASALSAQSAQAQCLTLLRELDEKNTSLKEHEIRVNKLGEQLDNLQKDLQAREFSQRQLKDEVLRIEKEIMNAVAIAGAKKDCELQKILAEVSPKNFENISKHLDAKDAEITRLRDEIRILSAHWKHKTKELESQLEKHRRADQELKKRVLKLEFCLQEARSQTRKLQRMGEKRDKAIKELRDQLAMKQQIGAGCNDKQKFWDSSGFKIVVSMSMLVLVVFAKR from the exons ATGTTGACCGGAGAGAAGACATCAACATCATCATCGTCATCTTCAGAATTAGATCCGCTGTTGAAGGATCTTACAGAGAAGAAGCTGAGCTTTCAGAGGAACATTGTTTCATTGGCAGCGGAGCTTAAGGATGTGCGAAGTAGGTTGGCTTTGCGGGAAGAGTCATTTGCCCGAGAAAGCCGAACAAGACAG GTAGCAGAGTTGAAGGTGACGAACATGGAGGAGGAGATTGGTAGGCTGCAGAAATGTTTGGAAGTGAGGAACGAGCAATTGAGAGCATCGACATCAACTTCAGAGCAG TATCTTAAGGAGTTGGATGATTTGAGATCCCAGCTTTCAGTTACTCAAGCCACTGCAGAGGCTAGTGCTTTGTCAGCTCAATCAGCACAAGCCCAGTGCTTGACCTTATTGAGAGAACTAGACGAGAAAAATACTTCACTAAAAGAGCATGAGATCCGAGTCAATAAGCTAGGAGAGCAGTTAGATAATCTGCAAAAGGATCTCCAAGCAAGGGAGTTTTCGCAAAGGCAACTGAAAGATGAAGTTTTGAGAATAGAGAAAGAGATCATGAATGCAGTTGCAATAGCTGGAGCTAAAAAAGATtgcgagcttcagaagattttgGCTGAAGTGTCCCCGAAGAATTTTGAGAATATCAGCAAGCACCTGGATGCTAAAGATGCAGAGATTACCAGATTAAGAGATGAAATAAGGATATTGTCTGCACACTGGAAACATAAAACCAAAGAATTAGAATCTCAG TTAGAAAAGCATCGAAGGGCTGATCAGGAATTGAAGAAGAGAGTATTGAAGCTTGAATTCTGTCTTCAAGAAGCACGGAGCCAAACACGAAAACTTCAAAGG ATGGGAGAAAAAAGAGACAAGGCCATAAAAGAACTAAGAGATCAATTGGCAATGAAGCAGCAGATTGGGGCTGGTTGCAATGACAAGCAGAAGTTCTGGGATAGCTCTGGTTTCAAGATTGTTGTTTCTATGTCTATGTTGGTCTTAGTTGTTTTTGCAAAACGATGA